One Cryptomeria japonica chromosome 9, Sugi_1.0, whole genome shotgun sequence genomic window carries:
- the LOC131075934 gene encoding uncharacterized protein LOC131075934 isoform X1, producing MGSGSQIKYSTSYYDCDTEIIESSIGGENMEENDDEDTQPFEDTVPLESTVALEDTAVLENVALLETQLVDDDKNQEERLLPPRERGRDAGADNAVNVVNIQGDTEAKTQLLEDFQLDNGISSLRNQTHMYTVVDSDDENGGETVLLSEDDDASDGRSSPQRVDELKLNQFPVEAAPLPTTRHVKETSLTHSRDMGKGFSFNTVISHHELEQKPLVDSDALTEDECDLGILPQKSSQNNKKLDGSRALLQECEPDSKNDSHISTSHLLSDDLNNLDAIQSVCTGRQVKTDSAPAHITRGNSHDLSSASTPRCRNIASTPRCRNIASIRAASLRASGLRASEMLSKTKEITGAQGAKNECDGKYDSHSLSILGMSKPVQVMKSDPAFPSSPKFRTESLRARRLFPDTESIEVNEMKARDEFELRDNTKARNNNKEDNAPRAIHSNNDEQMTMFGNKEDDKPRAEIVVKEDDGSSGSFENEKDDILRKGASNAVDSQQLKSRGLQELGHGKKTPSYSISAGLSYADSQEPGEQSQADALNMVDKLVWLNTTGFSQDPAPPKLLAMTYSGPSSANGPQNLAQLVESKGPTENIGVFDWVDSQNYEAGRQCFGKNSQGVLASTNKADKLKTESKQRGCRYHKSKHESSVPDAKAENIGKNKSKILLQALQKVASSGASEANLSTASNSACRIQNKFDVAKDREANVTVFNGNKLQFASDTLRFSKRLRSVKEQNHDKNKTDAPDEKELVVEKLPLNSGEACDQQVKKSLTCRDSLDLSNIGNDTQLAAEAMQIMCLEIPHNQATEDTFMVAKRGCTEWGDSRKRNGRGLHKASERHNSRKRTLSDTDHGTCENYANQKRTSRNSVATLEESSRVQWAEDEEKLQNKDEGRKSERLRKSKQAGKEKLESNNNPAYSEAWKENNDTVEDSLKVPKRKRSNMEEAIKPAEEIQLVGAGARVGCFTRQKLKLNQGDLCETETNSKSSGADQKGNILEDSAKVIKRKRKLATDLTEPARVQSVRKAKGGMQLIAGSAAICSTRQINKKIVEKQKPETQIHRTIEEDKDMLNNVAKVVISKRKHADVEEISYKQIFSPGTQLLKSQPSKDEMSTSANTEETCLRAGDVAVTSSSQAKSLLQEENLKLDKQSVSKSSDTHGENRDTSMDLSKSVRRKRSKTNKEERKLNKSISTGEGLHVDTADRDLRQKVGESTAVCTTRQSVRNLGLAIGLPISPFTAIDGDKSDHNNMVAESSAQGQKSRGRKTVLTAPSDSKLANHGTSAYPNKDEVQLNDASVDVRSPFPCQTENINFKSPAITGFGQKATRSSCKVLLTKGTPKSTLKRELGQLVSPESGQSLILKDSVRKRREPSSIRVLFSHSLDDDIEKQQKKILAKLGGQLASSAADCTHFVTDKFVRTRNMLEAIAAGKSVITHLWLENCGQASYFIDEKKYILRDEKKEKEIGFSMTASLAVAQQNPLLQGKRVFVTPSTKPEQESIISMVKAANGQVLNGLKGALSKEETMESVIVISCEEDYKVCIPLLEKGARIYSPEFLLNGIVVQRLDFFRDRLFTDSVKRPRSTKMHSRQRT from the exons ATGGGAAGCGGATCTCAGATCAAGTATTCAACTAGTTACTACGACTGTGATACTGAGATCATTGAATCATCCATCGGGG GAGAAAATATGGAGGAAAATGATGACGAGGACACACAACCGTTTGAAGATACAGTGCCACTTGAAAGCACTGTAGCACTTGAAGACACAGCTGTGCTTGAAAATGTAGCTCTGCTTGAAACACAACTGGTAGATGATGATAAAAATCAAGAAGAAAGACTTCTGCCACCGAGAGAGAGGGGCAGAGATGCTGGTGCTGACAATGCAGTTAATGTGGTCAATATACAAGGTGATACAGAGGCAAAGACTCAATTATTGGAAGACTTCCAACTAGATAATGGCATCTCTAGTTTAAGAAACCAGACACATATGTATACAGTAGTTGatagtgatgatgaaaatggtGGGGAAACTGTACTCTTGAGTGAAGACGATGATGCATCCGATGGTAGGTCTAGTCCACAGAGAGTGGATGAACTGAAACTCAATCAGTTTCCAGTTGAAGCTGCTCCATTGCCGACTACTCGGCATGTTAAAGAAACTTCTCTGACTCATTCCCGTGACATGGGGAAGGGGTTTTCATTCAACACTGTAATTTCACACCATGAACTTGAGCAGAAACCTTTAGTTGATTCAGATGCTTTGACCGAAGATGAATGTGATTTAG GTATTCTTCCTCAAAAATCAAGCCAAAATAACAAGAAGCTGGATGGCAGCAGGGCATTGCTTCAGGAGTGTGAACCAGACAGCAAAAATGATAGTCATATATCAACTTCGCATTTGCTGTCTGATGATTTGAATAATCTTGATGCAATTCAGAGTGTTTGTACTGGCAGGCAGGTGAAAACGGATTCCGCTCCTGCTCATATTACTAGAGGAAATTCTCATGATTTATCATCAGCTTCTACACCTAGATGTAGAAACATTGCTTCTACACCTAGATGTAGAAACATTGCTTCTATTCGGGCTGCATCCTTGAGAGCATCTGGACTGCGTGCTTCAGAGATGCTATCTAAAACAAAGGAAATAACTGGAGCGCAGGGTGCTAAAAATGAGTGTGATGGAAAGTATGATTCCCATTCCCTTTCAATTCTTGGAATGTCCAAACCTGTTCAAGTTATGAAGAGCGACCCAGCTTTCCCATCAAGTCCTAAGTTTAGAACTGAAAGCTTGAGAGCAAGAAGACTTTTCCCTGACACTGAATCTATAGAAGTCAATGAAATGAAAGCCAGGGATGAATTTGAGTTACGTGATAACACGAAGGCCAGAAATAACAATAAAGAAGATAATGCACCAAGAGCGATACACTCTAACAATGATGAACAAATGACCATGTTTGGAAACAAGGAAGATGATAAACCAAGAGCTGAAATTGTTGTTAAGGAAGATGATGGGTCAAGTGGAAGTTTTGAAAATGAGAAAGATGATATTCTTAGGAAAGGAGCCTCTAATGCTGTAGATTCACAGCAGCTTAAGTCAAGAGGACTGCAAGAGCTTGGCCATGGTAAGAAAACACCATCTTATTCTATTTCTGCTGGTTTAAGCTATGCCGATTCACAGGAACCAGGGGAGCAATCTCAAGCTGATGCATTGAATATGGTTGACAAATTGGTGTGGCTTAATACAACTGGTTTTTCACAAGACCCAGCACCCCCAAAATTGCTTGCAATGACTTACTCTGGGCCTTCAAGTGCAAATGGACCTCAAAATCTTGCCCAGTTGGTTGAATCTAAAGGTCCAACTGAAAACATTGGAGTTTTTGACTGGGTTGATAGCCAAAATTATGAAGCTGGCAGACAgtgttttggtaagaatagccaAGGTGTTTTGGCATCCACAAATAAGGCGGATAAATTGAAGACAGAATCAAAGCAGCGTGGATGCAGGTATCATAAGAGCAAACATGAGTCTTCAGTTCCTGATGCAAAGGCCGAGAATATTGGAAAGAACAAAAGCAAAATTCTTTTGCAGGCTCTCCAAAAGGTTGCTAGCTCAGGTGCTTCAGAAGCTAACCTATCAACGGCTTCCAATTCAGCATGTAGGATACAAAATAAATTTGATGTGGCGAAAGATCGAGAGGCAAATGTTACTGTATTCAATGGAAATAAATTACAATTTGCTTCTGATACTTTAAGATTTTCTAAGAGGTTACGATCAGTTAAGGAACAGAACCATGACAAAAATAAGACTGATGCTCCTGATGAGAAAGAACTCGTAGTAGAGAAACTTCCTCTGAATTCAGGAGAAGCTTGTGACCAACAGGTGAAAAAAAGTCTCACTTGCAGGGACTCATTGGATCTATCCAATATTGGCAATGATACCCAATTGGCTGCTGAAGCAATGCAGATAATGTGCTTGGAGATTCCTCACAATCAGGCTACCGAGGATACTTTTATGGTGGCCAAAAGAGGTTGTACTGAATGGGGAGATTCCAGAAAGAGAAATGGTAGAGGATTACACAAGGCATCTGAACGTCATAATTCTAGAAAGAGGACGTTGTCAGATACTGACCATGGAACCTGTGAAAATTATGCAAATCAAAAGAGAACTTCAAGGAATTCTGTGGCTACACTGGAAGAAAGTAGCCGAGTCCAATgggcagaagatgaagaaaaattgCAAAATAAGGATGAGGGCAGGAAATCTGAAAGACTAAGAAAGTCCAAACAAGCTGGAAAAGAGAAATTGGAATCCAATAATAATCCTGCATATTCTGAAGCTTGGAAAGAAAACAACGATACAGTGGAGGACTCTTTAAAAGTTCCAAAAAGAAAGAGGTCAAACATGGAGGAAGCAATAAAACCAGCTGAAGAAATTCAGTTAGTTGGAGCAGGTGCACGAGTAGGATGCTTTACAAGACAAAAATTAAAGCTGAACCAAGGAGATCTATGTGAAACAGAAACTAATTCCAAGAGTTCTGGAGCTGATCAAAAGGGGAATATCTTAGAGGATTCTGCAAAAGTTATTAAGAGAAAAAGGAAATTGGCAACTGATCTAACAGAACCTGCAAGAGTTCAGTCAGTTAGGAAAGCTAAGGGTGGAATGCAACTCATTGCCGGTTCAGCAGCAATATGTTCCACCAGACAAATAAATAAAAAGATTGTGGAGAAGCAGAAACCTGAAACACAGATACATAGGACAATAGAGGAGGACAAAGACATGTTAAATAATGTTGCAAAGGTTGTCATTAGCAAAAGGAAACATGCTGATGTAGAAGAGATATCATACAAGCAAATATTTTCTCCGGGTACACAGTTATTAAAATCACAACCAAGCAAAGATGAGATGTCAACTAGTGCAAACACAGAAGAGACATGCCTTCGGGCAGGGGATGTAGCAGTAACATCTTCCTCACAAGCAAAGAGTTTGCTGCAAGAGGAAAATCTTAAGCTTGATAAACAAAGCGTTTCCAAGAGTTCTGACACTCATGGTGAGAATAGAGATACATCAATGGACTTATCAAAATCTGTGAGGAGAAAGAGAAGTAAGACAAACAAAGAGGAAAGAAAACTGAACAAATCTATATCCACTGGAGAGGGTTTGCATGTTGATACTGCTGACAGAGACTTACGGCAGAAGGTAGGAGAAAGTACAGCTGTGTGTACTACCAGGCAATCTGTGCGCAATTTAGGACTGGCGATTGGTTTACCAATTTCTCCATTTACTGCCATTGATGGAGATAAATCTGACCACAATAACATGGTTGCAGAATCAAGTGCACAGGGCCAAAAATCTAGGGGAAGAAAGACAGTACTTACTGCTCCAAGTGATTCAAAGCTTGCAAATCATGGAACTTCAGCATATCCAAATAAAGATGAAGTGCAATTAAATGATGCTTCTGTAGACGTGAGATCTCCCTTTCCATGCCAGactgaaaatattaattttaaatcacctGCTATCACTGGATTTGGCCAGAAGGCAACACGGTCATCTTGTAAAGTACTGCTGACAAAAGGGACTCCTAAATCAACACTTAAAAGAGAACTCGGTCAGTTAGTTTCACCAGAGAGTGGCCAATCACTAATTTTGAAGGATTCTGTTCGGAAGAGAAGAGAGCCAAGCAGCATCCGTGTTTTGTTTAGCCATAGCTTGGATGACGATATTGAAAAGCAGCAGAAAAAG ATTTTGGCAAAACTTGGAGGTCAGCTTGCATCTTCAGCAGCAGATTGTACTCACTTTGTCACAGATAAGTTTGTTAGGACAAGGAACATGCTAGAAGCAATAGCTGCTGGTAAATCAGTTATAACACACTTATGGTTGGAGAACTGTGGTCAAGCAAGCTATTTCATAGATGAAAAGAAATACATTCTGAGGGATGAAAAGAAGGAGAAAGAGATTGGGTTCAGCATGACTGCTTCCTTGGCAGTTGCACAACAAAATCCTCTTTTACAG GGAAAACGAGTATTCGTCACCCCCAGTACAAAGCCTGAGCAAGAATCAATTATATCTATGGTTAAGGCAGCAAATGGGCAG
- the LOC131075934 gene encoding uncharacterized protein LOC131075934 isoform X3 — protein sequence MGSGSQIKYSTSYYDCDTEIIESSIGGENMEENDDEDTQPFEDTVPLESTVALEDTAVLENVALLETQLVDDDKNQEERLLPPRERGRDAGADNAVNVVNIQGDTEAKTQLLEDFQLDNGISSLRNQTHMYTVVDSDDENGGETVLLSEDDDASDGRSSPQRVDELKLNQFPVEAAPLPTTRHVKETSLTHSRDMGKGFSFNTVISHHELEQKPLVDSDALTEDECDLGILPQKSSQNNKKLDGSRALLQECEPDSKNDSHISTSHLLSDDLNNLDAIQSVCTGRQVKTDSAPAHITRGNSHDLSSASTPRCRNIASTPRCRNIASIRAASLRASGLRASEMLSKTKEITGAQGAKNECDGKYDSHSLSILGMSKPVQVMKSDPAFPSSPKFRTESLRARRLFPDTESIEVNEMKARDEFELRDNTKARNNNKEDNAPRAIHSNNDEQMTMFGNKEDDKPRAEIVVKEDDGSSGSFENEKDDILRKGASNAVDSQQLKSRGLQELGHGKKTPSYSISAGLSYADSQEPGEQSQADALNMVDKLVWLNTTGFSQDPAPPKLLAMTYSGPSSANGPQNLAQLVESKGPTENIGVFDWVDSQNYEAGRQCFGKNSQGVLASTNKADKLKTESKQRGCRYHKSKHESSVPDAKAENIGKNKSKILLQALQKVASSGASEANLSTASNSACRIQNKFDVAKDREANVTVFNGNKLQFASDTLRFSKRLRSVKEQNHDKNKTDAPDEKELVVEKLPLNSGEACDQQVKKSLTCRDSLDLSNIGNDTQLAAEAMQIMCLEIPHNQATEDTFMVAKRGCTEWGDSRKRNGRGLHKASERHNSRKRTLSDTDHGTCENYANQKRTSRNSVATLEESSRVQWAEDEEKLQNKDEGRKSERLRKSKQAGKEKLESNNNPAYSEAWKENNDTVEDSLKVPKRKRSNMEEAIKPAEEIQLVGAGARVGCFTRQKLKLNQGDLCETETNSKSSGADQKGNILEDSAKVIKRKRKLATDLTEPARVQSVRKAKGGMQLIAGSAAICSTRQINKKIVEKQKPETQIHRTIEEDKDMLNNVAKVVISKRKHADVEEISYKQIFSPGTQLLKSQPSKDEMSTSANTEETCLRAGDVAVTSSSQAKSLLQEENLKLDKQSVSKSSDTHGENRDTSMDLSKSVRRKRSKTNKEERKLNKSISTGEGLHVDTADRDLRQKVGESTAVCTTRQSVRNLGLAIGLPISPFTAIDGDKSDHNNMVAESSAQGQKSRGRKTVLTAPSDSKLANHGTSAYPNKDEVQLNDASVDVRSPFPCQTENINFKSPAITGFGQKATRSSCKVLLTKGTPKSTLKRELGQLVSPESGQSLILKDSVRKRREPSSIRVLFSHSLDDDIEKQQKKILAKLGGQLASSAADCTHFVTDKFVRTRNMLEAIAAGKSVITHLWLENCGQASYFIDEKKYILRDEKKEKEIGFSMTASLAVAQQNPLLQMLELILTLSCYCIWAFFWIVPELIWKTSIRHPQYKA from the exons ATGGGAAGCGGATCTCAGATCAAGTATTCAACTAGTTACTACGACTGTGATACTGAGATCATTGAATCATCCATCGGGG GAGAAAATATGGAGGAAAATGATGACGAGGACACACAACCGTTTGAAGATACAGTGCCACTTGAAAGCACTGTAGCACTTGAAGACACAGCTGTGCTTGAAAATGTAGCTCTGCTTGAAACACAACTGGTAGATGATGATAAAAATCAAGAAGAAAGACTTCTGCCACCGAGAGAGAGGGGCAGAGATGCTGGTGCTGACAATGCAGTTAATGTGGTCAATATACAAGGTGATACAGAGGCAAAGACTCAATTATTGGAAGACTTCCAACTAGATAATGGCATCTCTAGTTTAAGAAACCAGACACATATGTATACAGTAGTTGatagtgatgatgaaaatggtGGGGAAACTGTACTCTTGAGTGAAGACGATGATGCATCCGATGGTAGGTCTAGTCCACAGAGAGTGGATGAACTGAAACTCAATCAGTTTCCAGTTGAAGCTGCTCCATTGCCGACTACTCGGCATGTTAAAGAAACTTCTCTGACTCATTCCCGTGACATGGGGAAGGGGTTTTCATTCAACACTGTAATTTCACACCATGAACTTGAGCAGAAACCTTTAGTTGATTCAGATGCTTTGACCGAAGATGAATGTGATTTAG GTATTCTTCCTCAAAAATCAAGCCAAAATAACAAGAAGCTGGATGGCAGCAGGGCATTGCTTCAGGAGTGTGAACCAGACAGCAAAAATGATAGTCATATATCAACTTCGCATTTGCTGTCTGATGATTTGAATAATCTTGATGCAATTCAGAGTGTTTGTACTGGCAGGCAGGTGAAAACGGATTCCGCTCCTGCTCATATTACTAGAGGAAATTCTCATGATTTATCATCAGCTTCTACACCTAGATGTAGAAACATTGCTTCTACACCTAGATGTAGAAACATTGCTTCTATTCGGGCTGCATCCTTGAGAGCATCTGGACTGCGTGCTTCAGAGATGCTATCTAAAACAAAGGAAATAACTGGAGCGCAGGGTGCTAAAAATGAGTGTGATGGAAAGTATGATTCCCATTCCCTTTCAATTCTTGGAATGTCCAAACCTGTTCAAGTTATGAAGAGCGACCCAGCTTTCCCATCAAGTCCTAAGTTTAGAACTGAAAGCTTGAGAGCAAGAAGACTTTTCCCTGACACTGAATCTATAGAAGTCAATGAAATGAAAGCCAGGGATGAATTTGAGTTACGTGATAACACGAAGGCCAGAAATAACAATAAAGAAGATAATGCACCAAGAGCGATACACTCTAACAATGATGAACAAATGACCATGTTTGGAAACAAGGAAGATGATAAACCAAGAGCTGAAATTGTTGTTAAGGAAGATGATGGGTCAAGTGGAAGTTTTGAAAATGAGAAAGATGATATTCTTAGGAAAGGAGCCTCTAATGCTGTAGATTCACAGCAGCTTAAGTCAAGAGGACTGCAAGAGCTTGGCCATGGTAAGAAAACACCATCTTATTCTATTTCTGCTGGTTTAAGCTATGCCGATTCACAGGAACCAGGGGAGCAATCTCAAGCTGATGCATTGAATATGGTTGACAAATTGGTGTGGCTTAATACAACTGGTTTTTCACAAGACCCAGCACCCCCAAAATTGCTTGCAATGACTTACTCTGGGCCTTCAAGTGCAAATGGACCTCAAAATCTTGCCCAGTTGGTTGAATCTAAAGGTCCAACTGAAAACATTGGAGTTTTTGACTGGGTTGATAGCCAAAATTATGAAGCTGGCAGACAgtgttttggtaagaatagccaAGGTGTTTTGGCATCCACAAATAAGGCGGATAAATTGAAGACAGAATCAAAGCAGCGTGGATGCAGGTATCATAAGAGCAAACATGAGTCTTCAGTTCCTGATGCAAAGGCCGAGAATATTGGAAAGAACAAAAGCAAAATTCTTTTGCAGGCTCTCCAAAAGGTTGCTAGCTCAGGTGCTTCAGAAGCTAACCTATCAACGGCTTCCAATTCAGCATGTAGGATACAAAATAAATTTGATGTGGCGAAAGATCGAGAGGCAAATGTTACTGTATTCAATGGAAATAAATTACAATTTGCTTCTGATACTTTAAGATTTTCTAAGAGGTTACGATCAGTTAAGGAACAGAACCATGACAAAAATAAGACTGATGCTCCTGATGAGAAAGAACTCGTAGTAGAGAAACTTCCTCTGAATTCAGGAGAAGCTTGTGACCAACAGGTGAAAAAAAGTCTCACTTGCAGGGACTCATTGGATCTATCCAATATTGGCAATGATACCCAATTGGCTGCTGAAGCAATGCAGATAATGTGCTTGGAGATTCCTCACAATCAGGCTACCGAGGATACTTTTATGGTGGCCAAAAGAGGTTGTACTGAATGGGGAGATTCCAGAAAGAGAAATGGTAGAGGATTACACAAGGCATCTGAACGTCATAATTCTAGAAAGAGGACGTTGTCAGATACTGACCATGGAACCTGTGAAAATTATGCAAATCAAAAGAGAACTTCAAGGAATTCTGTGGCTACACTGGAAGAAAGTAGCCGAGTCCAATgggcagaagatgaagaaaaattgCAAAATAAGGATGAGGGCAGGAAATCTGAAAGACTAAGAAAGTCCAAACAAGCTGGAAAAGAGAAATTGGAATCCAATAATAATCCTGCATATTCTGAAGCTTGGAAAGAAAACAACGATACAGTGGAGGACTCTTTAAAAGTTCCAAAAAGAAAGAGGTCAAACATGGAGGAAGCAATAAAACCAGCTGAAGAAATTCAGTTAGTTGGAGCAGGTGCACGAGTAGGATGCTTTACAAGACAAAAATTAAAGCTGAACCAAGGAGATCTATGTGAAACAGAAACTAATTCCAAGAGTTCTGGAGCTGATCAAAAGGGGAATATCTTAGAGGATTCTGCAAAAGTTATTAAGAGAAAAAGGAAATTGGCAACTGATCTAACAGAACCTGCAAGAGTTCAGTCAGTTAGGAAAGCTAAGGGTGGAATGCAACTCATTGCCGGTTCAGCAGCAATATGTTCCACCAGACAAATAAATAAAAAGATTGTGGAGAAGCAGAAACCTGAAACACAGATACATAGGACAATAGAGGAGGACAAAGACATGTTAAATAATGTTGCAAAGGTTGTCATTAGCAAAAGGAAACATGCTGATGTAGAAGAGATATCATACAAGCAAATATTTTCTCCGGGTACACAGTTATTAAAATCACAACCAAGCAAAGATGAGATGTCAACTAGTGCAAACACAGAAGAGACATGCCTTCGGGCAGGGGATGTAGCAGTAACATCTTCCTCACAAGCAAAGAGTTTGCTGCAAGAGGAAAATCTTAAGCTTGATAAACAAAGCGTTTCCAAGAGTTCTGACACTCATGGTGAGAATAGAGATACATCAATGGACTTATCAAAATCTGTGAGGAGAAAGAGAAGTAAGACAAACAAAGAGGAAAGAAAACTGAACAAATCTATATCCACTGGAGAGGGTTTGCATGTTGATACTGCTGACAGAGACTTACGGCAGAAGGTAGGAGAAAGTACAGCTGTGTGTACTACCAGGCAATCTGTGCGCAATTTAGGACTGGCGATTGGTTTACCAATTTCTCCATTTACTGCCATTGATGGAGATAAATCTGACCACAATAACATGGTTGCAGAATCAAGTGCACAGGGCCAAAAATCTAGGGGAAGAAAGACAGTACTTACTGCTCCAAGTGATTCAAAGCTTGCAAATCATGGAACTTCAGCATATCCAAATAAAGATGAAGTGCAATTAAATGATGCTTCTGTAGACGTGAGATCTCCCTTTCCATGCCAGactgaaaatattaattttaaatcacctGCTATCACTGGATTTGGCCAGAAGGCAACACGGTCATCTTGTAAAGTACTGCTGACAAAAGGGACTCCTAAATCAACACTTAAAAGAGAACTCGGTCAGTTAGTTTCACCAGAGAGTGGCCAATCACTAATTTTGAAGGATTCTGTTCGGAAGAGAAGAGAGCCAAGCAGCATCCGTGTTTTGTTTAGCCATAGCTTGGATGACGATATTGAAAAGCAGCAGAAAAAG ATTTTGGCAAAACTTGGAGGTCAGCTTGCATCTTCAGCAGCAGATTGTACTCACTTTGTCACAGATAAGTTTGTTAGGACAAGGAACATGCTAGAAGCAATAGCTGCTGGTAAATCAGTTATAACACACTTATGGTTGGAGAACTGTGGTCAAGCAAGCTATTTCATAGATGAAAAGAAATACATTCTGAGGGATGAAAAGAAGGAGAAAGAGATTGGGTTCAGCATGACTGCTTCCTTGGCAGTTGCACAACAAAATCCTCTTTTACAG ATGTTGGAGCTCATTTTGACCCTCTCTTGCTATTGTATCTGGGCATTCTTTTGGATTGTTCCAGAACTCATAT GGAAAACGAGTATTCGTCACCCCCAGTACAAAGCCTGA